The Paenibacillus pabuli DNA segment CCGCCTACACTTTGGCGCTCTCGGCAGTCATCCCCTTGGCTGGGTGGCTATCGGACAAATTTGGCGCCAAGAGAGTGTTCCTCTGCTCCATAGCATTCTTTACGCTTGGCTCCATTCTTTGTGCATTCGCGCAGACGCCTGGACAATTGATTTTGTTTCGGATCGTTCAAGGGCTGGGGGGAGGCATGGTTTCTCCCATTGGGATGGCTATGGTTTACCGGCTGGCCCCCCAAGACAAACGCGGGTCTATTATTGGCATGTTAGGCATTCCGATGCTGCTCGCTCCCGCCCTCGGACCCGTATTATCCGGCTGGTTAGTAGAGTATGTGAGCTGGCATTGGATTTTCTGGATTAACCTACCGATCGGATTAATGGGAATATGGATCGGAATGAAGCACTTACCCACCTTCCAAGCACAAGGGAATCCATCATTGGATATCGTGGGAATGCTTCTCGGACCGACTGCTTTTGCCTGCTTGACGTATGGTTTCAGTGAAGCCGGTATGGGTCTCGCTTCTTCACGCGCCTTCTTAGGCTTGTCCGTCGGCGCTGTTTTGCTTGTGCTTTTCGTGATCTCGTGTTTGTTACAGCGACAGCCTCTCCTCGAATTGCGTGTATTTCGATCCGCTCCATTCACAATCGGAATCCTGACGTCTTGGATTATGCAAACAGCACTATTCGGAACCGTGCTATTGTTCCCGCTGCTCCTCCAGCAAGTCAAACAACTCGGCCCGCTGGAAACAGGCCTGCATCTGCTGCCTCAAGCGGTGGGTTCCATGATCTTCATGCCGCTTGCGGGCAAATGGTTCGACCGAACTGGAGTGCGGCCGCCCCTGACATTGGGGATGCTTTTTATTGCCGGAGGGCTGTGCACAATGGCACTGGTTGGCACGAAGCAGGAACCAGCCTTTATTATGATTATTCTGTTTGCTCTCGGTTCTGGTATGGGCCTGTCCATGATGTCACTCAATACTTATGTATTGAATGCAACGCCCCCTCGTATGGTCAGCCGGGTTACCCCGCTTACGAGTGCTTCCCAGCAGGTGGTTTCGTCTTTTGCCATTGCTGGCTTCACGGGATACCTTTCGTCGCAGATCACAACCAATATGGAAGGTAAAATGCCTACGACTGAAGCTTCAATCGCCGCCTTCAGCGATACGTTCTGGATCGCTGCATGCATTGCGGGACTAGGGCTTGTGCTCGGCTTATTTTTGAAAAAAACGCAGATACCCATGAAAGAAAACACCACAATAAGCGAGAAGCAAAGAAAGGATACATCTACATGATAAAATTTCTTTTCGCCAGAAAACTCCCGTTATGGTAACTGCGCTTGCGCTGCTTGCTGCCATAATTGTAGTCTGATTTTCTCCATCGGAAATTCCCATCCATTTTATGAATGGACTGCGGACAGGTTTGTTAGCAAAAAATCATTTTCCTGAGCGGGATCTTCTTTTTTGCTCGTCGTATATTGGTTATACTTATGCAAGGAGGTTGGAAAGGAATAACGCCCGATATCCGTAATGAGTGATAAGGAGAATTAGAATGAGTTTATTGAAAGACAAGATCATCCAATCCGCCGTCCGTCTTTTCATGGAGAAGGGCTATAGAGCTACGTCCATTCAGGATATCGCTGACGATTGCAGCATCGCCAAAGGCTCCTTGTACAAGTTCTTTGAATCCAAAGAAGATTTGTTTATTTGCATTTTAAAGCAACGTCAGCAATATATGATGGATGAGGTAGAGCGAATTCGAAAACTTGCATTACCCCGCCGGGAAACCTATCTGGCCGAGATCACAAGTTTATTTCGATTTTTTAGCCGTCACGGCTATTACATTTCCCGGGACTATACTGAATTTCCCCCGGCGAGCAGCGACAATGTCTATACCCTTATTCAACAGATCCAGATTCAGATGTTCAATTATTACGAGAACCTGTTGTCAAGACAGTATGGTTCAGCCATCTCGCATTGGAAGTGGGATGTGACCTCCATGTTCAGCGGTCTAGTTCGTGAGTATACCTTTCATCTGTTATTCGCCTTCAAACCGATCCACATCGAGAAACTGGCCTTATTTATCGCGGAACGCATGGATGATTTGGTTGAGGGATTGGTTAAGACCTCTCCGCAGGCTTTATTGACAACCGAGCTTATGAAGGAATATGAAGCGGTAGATTTGAAATCCCTCGTTCCAACAAACTCGGCAAGAATATCTTCATTGCTTCATACCATACAGTCGATCATTCCTGAGCTGTATGTCCCAAATTCCAGAAAAAGTGAATTAGAGCAAGTGGCGAAATTACTGGAGGAAGAAATGAACACGGAAGTGCCGCGGGCCTTTCTGATCCAAGCATTGCTGCGCGACTTGGCCGTTGAACCTGAGCTGTCCTCCCATGCGGATCAGCTTCAGCAGCGGTTAGGTGAAATTCGCCAAGAGAATAAACCAAGATAATTAAGCCAAATGATAAGCCCATAAGCTATAGCACTGTTTTAGCTTTTGGGCTTATTTCAATGTGCCACCATGCTCAGAAAGGAAAGTAAATGGAAATCAGTGTACCCCTAGCCTTACGATTCACCCAGACGACTCCGTCATGCCTCTCAACCGAGCCTTTCACGATGGAAAGTCCCAATCCGGCCCCCCCGTCATTACGGCGCGCCCGGTCTCCGCGTACAAACGGATCGAAAACCGTTTCCAGTAAGTCTGTCGATATCCCTGGACCATCATCCCCCACGGTCAGAAGCAAACCTTCCGTTCTTTCTTCCAAGGTAAGCGAGGCATGAGTTCCATGAGTATTGTACTTCAACGCATTCGCGAGCAAATTATGAATAATTCTTCTTATTAAGCCTTCATGAAAATGAAATATGACTGGCTTATCAGGTATCGTAATATCCAAATGAATGCCTTTCCGCTCAAAGGAGTCATACAGATCGGCCGCTTCCGTACGGCAGATCTCCGCGAGATCACCTTTCACACGTTCAAAAGAGAACGAGGCGTTTTCGAGCTTGGTCAGCTCCAACAGGTCATTAACGAGAGAACCAATAAAAAGGGCTTTCCGGTGAATGTGCCCCGCATACTTTTTGCGCTGAATATGGTCCTGTTCCAGTCCTAAACGCAAGACCTCCGCATATCCCTGAATGGTGGTAACGGGGGTCTTCAAGTCATGCGAAATGTCCATTAACATGCGTGTACGGTCATTTTCCAGCCGCCGCTTGTCCTCGTGCGCTTTCTTCAGCCTGGTTGTCATCCGGTTGAAATTCAGCTGAATTTCCATCAATTCCCTATTGGCCTTGATTTGAAGGTGCTCCCCTTGCTCCTCTTCTGAAACTTCCGCCAGTCTATTCGAGACCGCTTGGAGTGGGAGGGTTATCTTTCTTGCGGTAATCCAGCTGTATAACCAGAGAATGAGAGAAAACCCTGCAACAAACACAACCAATCCAGTCACAATAAGTTTGACAAAATACGCAGTCTGTTCCCGATCTGTTCTGACCATTCTGCTTTCCTTTATGATCATTCCTCCAGGTATGGCCACTAGCAAATGATACTTTGCTCCCGTTTTCGTAAATTGAGGTGCAATGGAGTAAAAACCTGAATCGGAAGACTCATAGAACAGACTTAGCAGTTCTTCTTCCGTATAACTTTTAGGATATTCTGCATCTGTACGTCCCCGATAAAAAACGACACGGTTATTTTCATCCAGAACCTGCACATAACCACCTAAAGACGCTACAGTTTCATAGGGAATATCCTCCCAATGCTCCCGAACCAAATTGTCCGCCTCCACCAAAGGCAAAGTTCGGTTCATGTATCCATCCCGGGCACCGTACATAGCGCTGTACACCAGATAACAGATTAGAGCAAAAATGATGGTAAACCAGACATAATTGATCATTAGGCTTGAATGCATGCTGCGTGTTTTCATTCGCCGCTCTCCTGGCTGATCAATTTGTATCCCAATCCCTTAATGGTCCGAAGATAGCGTGGATGCTTGGGATCATCCTCAAGCTTGTCCCTAAGTCTGCTGATCTGTACCATAACGGTATTGCTATCCTCAAGGTAAGGCTCGTTCCATACCGCTTCATAGATTTGTTTCTTGGTATAGATTCGTCCCGGAGCATTCATGAATAGGTTTAACAGCTTATATTCCAGCGGCCCGAGCACAATGCTCTGATTCTCTCGGTACAGCATGCAGGACTCATGATCCAACTGTAATGAACCGCATATACTTCGCGCAGGCTTTATTTCAGCAACCGGTTGAGCGCCAAGGAGGTCATAATATCTCCGCAGCTGTGCTTGGATGCGCGCCACGACTTCAATCGGACTGAAAGGCTTCGCTATAAAATCATCCGCGCCAAGTCCAAGTCCTGTAACTTTGTCTACATCCCCGGTTTTGGCCGAAACGATGATGACTGGCAGTCTCAGCTTCTCGCGAATACGGCTAATTAACTGATAGCCATCCATTCCAGGCATCATAATATCGATTAGTGCAAGGTCTATATGTTCCCGCTGAAGGAGGACCCAGGCTTCCTCCCCATTGCCGGCTTCCCTCACAGCATAATTCTCCTTTTCAAGGAAAATCCTCAGCAGTTCCACAATCTCTTCTTCGTCGTCTACGATCAAGATCGTGCGTGTCATGTTTAGGTTTGGGTTATGATTCATTTCTGTCTTTCCTCCAAGCTAGCAATTTCTCCTACCATTACTATACATGCTTATTATCGGTTGAGGTTCTCTACAATACATTTGTAAGGATCATGTAAGAAAGGCTACAGGGTCTTTACAGTTACATGTAGTAATCTTTAAATTACATTACATGATTTAGGAGGTTTTATGCGAAATATTGAAATGCTACTTCTCATTGTGAATACGATTCTGCTCTTCGTTTGTGCATTTCTTCGTCTCCCCAAAAGGGCCCTGCTGCAAACGAGCGGTGCCGGAATTTCGGTGTTATCTGCGGGAATTCAGATCCTCGTTGAAGGCTACCGCTGGCAAAGTATTCTCTTGTACGGATCAGCTCTCATTATCGGTTTAATGGCTTTACAGTCGGATAGAGCTGGAAGATCAGATCAATCGATCCTAAAAACCTCTGTCTCTAAGACAAAAACGCGGTTGAAACAAGTTGTGGTCATTCTGCTCCTTACAGTCTATACCGGCATTGCAGCCCTCTTGCCAATCACCTTGCCGGTCTTTGCCTTCTCAGAACCAACTGGCTCCTTTCCAGTAGGAACGACCACGCTTTTCATGGAAGACGTAACGAGAAGCGAACCAGCAACAGACAACCCCGGTGATCACCGGAAGCTCATGGTTCAGATATGGTACCCTGCTGAAAGTGCTTCGGAGGCACCAAATGCAGATTATATTGAGAATGTGCCTGTTGTATTATCCGGTCTTCGGGAAGCCGTGTCTATGCCGCCTTTTTTACTTTCTCAACTTCGCTATGTAAAAACACATGCTTATACAGATGCCAAAATATCATCTGCGCAGGAACGCTTTCCGCTGCTGTTGTTTTCTCCGGGTCTAACCGGGTTTCGTAACCAAAACACATTTCAGGTGGAGGAGCTGGCCAGCCAGGGGTATATCGTGGTCGGCATTGATCATCCTTACGATGCGGCAGCCGTTATATATCCTGATCAATCAACGGCTCTGCTCAAATTGGAAGGTTTATCGGGCTTTGAAGATTATAAAGCGAAGACCCACTATTGGGTTGATGACACCAAATTTGTTCTCGATCATATCGAAGCCATGTCCTCGTCAGCACAGTCTGGAATTCTCTCGGGAAAAGTGGATATGGATCGAATCGGGGTGTTCGGCCATTCGTTCGGTGGTGCCACTGCAGCCCAGATGCTGATGAAGGATTCTCGAATCCAAGCGGCTCTGAATATGGATGGAGTCCTCTACGGAGAGCCCGTTCCCGAGCATGGCTTCGATAAACCGTATTTGCAGATGAATGCAGCTCAAAGCATCGACTACGGATGGTTTGCGCAATCTCTAGATCAAGCCGTTGAAGCCTCCGATCATGACCGGGACCATTATGAGCGATTTTGGGTCGAGTCCCAGGAAAGACGAAAAAAAGCGGCTATGGGAAAGGATTCTTACTTTGTCGTTTTAGACCATGCCAACCATATGAGTTTCACGGACTTTTATCTATTCTCCCCATTATTGCCGCCGAGAGGGGCCGAGCCAAGACGTGTACAAACATACATTAATGAATTGTCGACGGCCTTCTTTGATAAATACCTGAAAGGAAAACAGGAGATCAACATGGAAACAATCGTACGAGATCGGAGCGATGTTTCTTTGCAAAAGCCTTAATTTGGAGGCGAGTTCTGGGAATTACGGAACAACGTTAGCAATGCAACCACCATGAGTTCAAGTCTCAACTTTTTTTAGAAGGCGTTTTCCATGCGTAAACATTCTAATTCAGCTTCTAGATATTCAACGGACCACCCCAATTGCTCGATGGCGTCTAACAATTGGGGTGCAATTCACGCTTGACGGGCCAAATTTTAACTAAAGCTAGGATAGAGCCTAAGCCATAAGAATTCAGACCTTAGTGAAAGAAACGTTAGAGCATAAATAATTAGGCTTAGCGATTCAGCATAAAAACTCAATCCCATTCCGACGCTAAAACCCCCATAATATACGTATTGTGAAATTCTCCCTCAAAAAAAGCATGTTTCTTTAACTCCCCTTCCACAATAAATCCCACTTTCTTATACAAACTAATAGCTTGTTTATTAACACCTCTTGTTGTTAAGTGAATTTTATTTAAACGTAGTTGCTTAAAGCCAATCTCAATCATTTGCTTCATAGCAGGTTCTCCATAACCTTGTCCACGAGCTTCTGGAGCTAACAAGATACCAATACTTGCTCTACCATGTTCAAGTTCTATATTTTGAAGAAAAACCCATCCAATTAGACGCTTTTCTTCATTTTTTATAGCTAATATAAGATCTCCGTCTTGACGTTTTTCCTCCACATGATTCACAGTTTGCTCATAGGTCAATGGAGTTCTTCCAACCATGGAAATAGAAACGGAGTCATTCAACCAGTGATGCAGTTCTTTAATGTAATCTGTTTCAAAAGCATGTAGAGTTACTTGTTTATCGCTCATTTTTCTTCCTCTTTTCATAAAATTATTTTTAGTAAATATAAATTGACTTAACCCACGTATTTATTTTTCTTTATATACTTCAAATAAATAACTGAAGGGGTCATATTTGTTATCTGTTTCCGATTTTTTTTCATGTAGTGGTATAGCTAATGATGCTAAAATTAAGATACAAGCACACATAGAGATTAGACTCAATATGCCCAACACGATAACCATACAAGTTCCTCCTAAACTTTTTATACATTGATAAAAGTTTAGATTATGGAAAGCGTTTCAGAGCAAGCACAAAAAACTTGAAAGGAGAAAAAATGGCAAACATAAGAGATATCGCAAAAATGGCCGGCGTCTCAATTACAACCGTATCCCGTGTAATTAATAATCAGCCGTATGTAAGCTTAGAAAAAATAAAAGCGGTTAGACGAGCTATTGAGACAAGCAAATATGAAAAAAACATAAATGCCGTCCATTTAAGTAAAGGAAAAACCTTTCTTATAGGTGTTGCAATCCCATTTTTTAATCATCCTTTTTTTGCTTTGATCGTAGAGGGTATTGCAAACGAGGCATTGAATTCTAACTATAAGGTGGTTCTATTCCAGACTAATTATGAAGAGAGTAGGGAAATTGAAGCATTAGATATGTTAAAACAAAAGCAAATAGACGCTTTGATTATCTGTTCCAGAATTTGTGAATGGAATGTTATAGATACCTATTTAAATTATGGACCAATCATCTTTTGTGAAAATACGGGAGACAGAAAAGTTTCTTCAATATATATGGATCATTATAAAAGTTTCTCCAAGGGTTTAGAGTATTTGTATTCTAAAGGTCATAGAAAGATTGGCATTTGCGTAGGGAGAAAAGTGGGAACGAACGGTGTGCAAAGGATATCAGCCTATAGGGATTTTTTAAAAAAGCTCAACGAACCATTTGAATCTGAATATATTTTCTCAGACTATTATGATTTCGAGGATGGGCACGAGATTGTTGAAAAATTAATAAACATGAATAATCCTCCCTCAGCTTTATTGGTTTCAAACGACCAAGTAGCTGCAGGAATAGTTACATGTAGTAAGGAAAAGGGAATTTCAATACCAGATGACCTGGCAGTTATAGGATTTGACAATCAACCAATAGCTGAAATTATGAATATTACTACAATTGAAATACCTCTAGTGGAGATGGGAAGAAAGTTATTACTTCGGGCAATTAGTAATGAAGTTCTTTCATGCGAAGAAATAGCAGTTAAATTAGTTGAACGACTCACAGTTTAGTAAAAAACTTTGGCGGTTCCAACCTGCTTTTGTGACTATTTCCAAGCGCATCGATAAATACACCGACTCAGAATGCATCAAAACTAACTTTTGTTACCGCAAAAAATAAGCAGCCTGCTAATCCGCAGACTACTCATGGCTTTTCAACTAGCCTGCCCGTTAGCAGAATACTTAATTTTTAATCCAATCATTGAAATGATCTGCTACAAATCGAATCTCGCTCTCATAGTGAGCCAAGTGTCCTTCATCCACCATTTTTTGAAAAGCCAAATTCCCTTGGGCAGCACCATTCCTCAACGTATCACACATCGTTGTCAATCGTTGAATAATCCACTGACACAGTTCATTAGGGACGGGAACTCCATAGGATTCAAAAAACAAATGGATCCGTCGACTTCGCTCTCTAGAGTGCAAATTCGATTGGTATACTACCGTTTTTTCCGAGGTATGGTTGGGCTGGAAGCTGGCAAGTGGAACCGATGTATAAAGGGTATACGCAATGTCCCACATGCGGGGACCCGGCCCAGCCATGTCAAAATCAATCAGCGCTACAGGATTCTCATTTTGAAAGACAACGTTATACAATGCAGCATCATTATGGCATATCACTTCGTGCTCACGATCGTCGACATAACTAAGCTGCCATTGACCCTTAGCCAAGAGAGTTGATCCTTCAGTCGCATCATGAAAACGGCGTAAAAGACAAGCTAAACCCACAAGCGTTTCATCTGACCACATGTAAGCCTTAAGTTCAGGGTACTCGTTTCCTGGGACGTCCCCTGGAATGAATGATAGTATTTCACGGTCAGAGTCGTCGATTCCGAGGAATTTTGGTGCCCCCTCAAATCCTTGTTTCTCTAAATGTTCAAGCAGCTCATGAACACTCGGACTCCAATAACCAGTGGGACGGAGAACCATATTCTCTTTTCGTATAATGTGATTCACATTTCCACCCTTCAGTACTTCTTCTTGAGTCACTTTGTCTCCCCCTTTTTATTATTTTTTTCAATACACTTAGATAATTTGGTTAGATATCTTTTTATTCCTTAAATCTTTTAAGGAACCTTTTATATTTGTGACTACCTCTCTTTTTGGTTAAACTTTTATACCCGTAAATATAACACAACAGCCGATCACATTGATCGGCTGCTACCCTTGCTAACGTTTCCCATTCTGTGAACCAAAAACTGCCCTGGTTGCTTCTATGAAAGATAACATGATTGGTGAAAGCCACTTGTCTTTATGCCACAACATATGTGTATATACCAGCAAGTCCGGAATTTTCCATGGAAGGACAACAAGTTCTCCGCGTTCAACTTCGGATTTCGCGACGATCTCCGGAAGAAAGGCAATACCGATTCCTGAGATTGCACATTGTTTAATGGCTTCAGCACTTTGAAACTCTAAATATGTAATGCTATCAATGCCCTCTTTCTCAAATGATCGATCAAACATCGTTCGATAAGGACAACCCTTTTCATTCGTCAGAAATACTTCTCCGTGAAAATCTTCCAACTGAAGCACCGTTCGTTTGGCGAGTGGGTGATCTGGAGCAGCTAACAATCGGAAATGTTCTTCCAGCAAAGGTTCCACGGAAAGTCCACTCGAGCGAATGGGTTCATCCAACATATAAACCATATCCGTGGTTCCCTCAAAGAGCGTTTGCTTGAGCTCTTGATTCGGAACTGAGCGGAAGATTAGACGAACTCCCGGATGCTGCGAACGAAACCGTTGGAAGACAGGCGGAAGCCGGTAGGAGCAAATAACCTCATTCGCACTTATCGTTAAGGTACCACTTAGTTTTTCATTATCATGGACAGCACTACGAGCTTCGTCCATTTTTTCAAGAACGCCTTGGGCGTGTGTTAAAAAGCGTTTACCCGCAGTTGTGAGCGCGAGTTGCTTGCCCAACCGATCAAAAAGGCGAACACCCAGCTCATCTTCCAATGCTTTAATTTGCATCGTGACGTTGGAAGGAACGTAGCTCAGCACTTCTGCTGCCCGCGTGAAATTCAATGTTGTTGAAACCGTACAAAACGTATTCAGTTGACGCAATTCCATCCGATGCTCTCCCTTCATCTTTCAATTTTATTGAATACTATCTTGAATTCTATTCACTTTTATTGAAAGTATCACAGCTCTATACTGAGCACAAGAGATCACAGTGAACATGTGGTTTTTCATTTTGAAGGGAGCGACCATACAATGGATTATGAAATTTTTAATTTGGGTGATGTACTTTTACAATCAGGAGTGACGTTACCCAATGCTTTTCTTGCTTATAAAACATACGGAAAATTAAATGAACAGAAAGATAATGTGATTGTCTATCCAACGGCATTTGGAGATCAGCATGTACAGAATGAATGGCTCATTGGCAGCGGAATGGCACTTGATCCAGAGAAATATTTTATTATCGTTCCAAATTTACTGGGTAATGGACTTTCATCCTCTCCCAGCAACACGCCGCATCCATTCGAGCGGGCGAACTTTCCACAGGTAACTATCTATGACAACGTACGATTCCAGCATCAACTACTGACCGAAAAATTCGGCATTCAGAAGATTGCTCTCGTCGTCGGATGGTCCATGGGCGGCATTCAGGCATTTCAATGGGGGGCAAGTTACCCGGAGATGGTCGAACGGATTGCACCTTTCGGAGGTATCGCCAAACCTTGGCCTCACACATATGTAGTACTGGAAGGTGTAAGATCCTCACTGCTATCTGCAGTCGGCTTCGACTCAAGTAAACTAAACCAGTTGACTTCTGCAGACATGCGCGCCGTTGGTCGGGTGTATGCGGGATGGGGATTATCACATGCGTTTTATCGAGAGGAGCTTTATCGTGAGATGGGATTTGACTCATTGGAGGATTTTGTAGCTGGTGTCTGGGAAAATAGCTTTATGAATATGGATCCACATAACGTCCTGGCCATGTTATGGACAGGCCAGCATGCAGACATTAGTGCCAACTCTTCCTATAACGGAGATTTTGATAAGGCACTTAAAAGCATAAAGGCATTTGCTTGCATTATGCCGGGAAGTACCGATCTCTTCTGCACAGCGGACGATAATGCATATGAAGCTGCACGTATCCCTAATGCTAGTCTTAACCCGATCCAGTCAATCTGGGGTCACTTTGCCGGCCGCGGTATCAACAGTGCCGATAATCAATTCATCGATGACAATCTAAAACACTTGTTGTCACTGCGCGTTAACGAATAGAACACGTCACTTTCATTGGATGTCTGTCAGGCCTAGCAAGATTCCCTGTTCTTTAGCCCGGTTATATTTCTTATTAATTCATAACCTAACCGATCAGATTTGAGGTCACCAGAACTTACTGGTTCGACCTCTTTTTTCTGCCATCGTACTTCCTTTAACGAATTCAGTGAACTTCGAAGACTGTAGCACGTCTTTAATATCATTAAAAGTTAAACTTATTTTTTTATCGTTCGCATACCTGAAGTATATTCACAAAATTCATCTATCCTGCCCGTTAGATGAAGAAAAGCAGTCGATCACGTTGTTGCTTCTTCCCGCAGATCCACCACGACTTCAATGCCTTCGTTAAGAACCATTGCCTCAACGTCTGCTGCTCCGCCCATAAAGATTTTGTCAGCAATGAGTGCATGGTAGTCCTTTTTGGCATGATTCATTTTACTTACCTTCTTTCAAAAACTGCTCTATACGAGCTCTGATTGAATCACGGACTTCAGCGAATGTAGCTGTGATTTCCTCCTCTGTGCCTGTCGCCTTTGCTGGATCATCGAAACCCCAATGCCATCTTTCGGCTTTGTCATTACGTACAACCGGACAATTATCGTTGGCATGACCGCATAGCGTAATGATGTAATCTGCTTGCTTTAAAATCTCAGGATCAATGACATCCGATGTATGATTTGAAATATCGATTCCAGCTTCTTTCATGGTTTGAACAGCACGGGGATTTAAACCATGCGCCTCTAGACCAGCACTTCTCACCTCGTATTTATCACTTCCAAGAGACTTCAAAAATCCATCGGCAATTTGACTTCTGCAAGAGTTTCCAGTACACAAAAAGTAAACAAGTGGTTTGTTATTCATAATTATTAATCTCCTTTGTCCTCGGTTTGGCTTATTTGTATTTTCGCTTTGCCCATTTTTGGATTAATCAAAGCTTTTATGATCATAGCGATAACAACCAATACTACTGTGATTACTGTAATCATTAACCAAACGTTTACGCTTGTTGAATGGATCAAATGTAGCCACAAATACAGTCCTGTTAACGTGATAAAGAGTGTTGGGATGGTGAGCACAATCCCAATTTTGAAATAACTTCCCCATGTGATTTTTACATCCTTACGGGATAGTACGTGTAACCATAAAAGTGTTGCAAGCGAGCCGATCGGAGTGATTTTTGGACCCAGGTCACTGCCGATAATATTGGCATAAATCAGTGATTCTCGAATTACACCTTGCGTATTGGTTCCATCAATAGCTAGCGCATCAATCATCACTGTAGGCATATTGTTCATGACCGAAGACAATATCGCAGCTAGGAATCCCATGCCGATTATGGAGATATAGAGCCCATTGTCGGCAATGGCTTGAATGACCTTCCCAAGTTCATCCGTTAATCCTACATTTCGTAGTCCATAAACGACGACGTACATACCAATTGAGAAAATCACGACTGCCCATGGTGCTCCTTTGATGAGCTTCCACGTTTGAATAGCTTGACTACGTCGTGCAGCTAAAATAAACAAGATTGCAATAACCCCAGCGATGACTGAAACCGGAACTTGAATGAACTCACTCATCAGGTACGCGACAAGTAGTACAGCTAAAATCACCCAAGAGAATTTGAACAACTTCTTGTCTTTGATTGCATCAACTGGCTTTTTGAGCTGACTGACTTCGTAGTTCCCAGGAATACTTTTTCTAAAGAACAAGAACAAGACCAGAAGACTCGCAAATATGGAAAAGAAATTAGGGATAATCATCCGACTGGCATACTCCACAAAACCAATACCAAAGTAATCAGCTGAAACAATATTGACAAGATTGCTGACTATAAGTGGGAGCGAAGTTGTATCTGCAATAAAACCACTTGCAATAATAAAAGGTAAAATCATCTTTTGATCAAACTTGAGCGCTCGGACC contains these protein-coding regions:
- a CDS encoding sensor histidine kinase → MKTRSMHSSLMINYVWFTIIFALICYLVYSAMYGARDGYMNRTLPLVEADNLVREHWEDIPYETVASLGGYVQVLDENNRVVFYRGRTDAEYPKSYTEEELLSLFYESSDSGFYSIAPQFTKTGAKYHLLVAIPGGMIIKESRMVRTDREQTAYFVKLIVTGLVVFVAGFSLILWLYSWITARKITLPLQAVSNRLAEVSEEEQGEHLQIKANRELMEIQLNFNRMTTRLKKAHEDKRRLENDRTRMLMDISHDLKTPVTTIQGYAEVLRLGLEQDHIQRKKYAGHIHRKALFIGSLVNDLLELTKLENASFSFERVKGDLAEICRTEAADLYDSFERKGIHLDITIPDKPVIFHFHEGLIRRIIHNLLANALKYNTHGTHASLTLEERTEGLLLTVGDDGPGISTDLLETVFDPFVRGDRARRNDGGAGLGLSIVKGSVERHDGVVWVNRKARGTLISIYFPF
- a CDS encoding GNAT family N-acetyltransferase yields the protein MSDKQVTLHAFETDYIKELHHWLNDSVSISMVGRTPLTYEQTVNHVEEKRQDGDLILAIKNEEKRLIGWVFLQNIELEHGRASIGILLAPEARGQGYGEPAMKQMIEIGFKQLRLNKIHLTTRGVNKQAISLYKKVGFIVEGELKKHAFFEGEFHNTYIMGVLASEWD
- a CDS encoding TetR/AcrR family transcriptional regulator; translated protein: MSLLKDKIIQSAVRLFMEKGYRATSIQDIADDCSIAKGSLYKFFESKEDLFICILKQRQQYMMDEVERIRKLALPRRETYLAEITSLFRFFSRHGYYISRDYTEFPPASSDNVYTLIQQIQIQMFNYYENLLSRQYGSAISHWKWDVTSMFSGLVREYTFHLLFAFKPIHIEKLALFIAERMDDLVEGLVKTSPQALLTTELMKEYEAVDLKSLVPTNSARISSLLHTIQSIIPELYVPNSRKSELEQVAKLLEEEMNTEVPRAFLIQALLRDLAVEPELSSHADQLQQRLGEIRQENKPR
- a CDS encoding MDR family MFS transporter, producing the protein MSHPSLNNESNKEGAVSLLPYLPPLFAIVIGTFMVILDSTAVNVALPTWVIEFGVSIQTMQWAVTAYTLALSAVIPLAGWLSDKFGAKRVFLCSIAFFTLGSILCAFAQTPGQLILFRIVQGLGGGMVSPIGMAMVYRLAPQDKRGSIIGMLGIPMLLAPALGPVLSGWLVEYVSWHWIFWINLPIGLMGIWIGMKHLPTFQAQGNPSLDIVGMLLGPTAFACLTYGFSEAGMGLASSRAFLGLSVGAVLLVLFVISCLLQRQPLLELRVFRSAPFTIGILTSWIMQTALFGTVLLFPLLLQQVKQLGPLETGLHLLPQAVGSMIFMPLAGKWFDRTGVRPPLTLGMLFIAGGLCTMALVGTKQEPAFIMIILFALGSGMGLSMMSLNTYVLNATPPRMVSRVTPLTSASQQVVSSFAIAGFTGYLSSQITTNMEGKMPTTEASIAAFSDTFWIAACIAGLGLVLGLFLKKTQIPMKENTTISEKQRKDTST
- a CDS encoding response regulator transcription factor, with the translated sequence MTRTILIVDDEEEIVELLRIFLEKENYAVREAGNGEEAWVLLQREHIDLALIDIMMPGMDGYQLISRIREKLRLPVIIVSAKTGDVDKVTGLGLGADDFIAKPFSPIEVVARIQAQLRRYYDLLGAQPVAEIKPARSICGSLQLDHESCMLYRENQSIVLGPLEYKLLNLFMNAPGRIYTKKQIYEAVWNEPYLEDSNTVMVQISRLRDKLEDDPKHPRYLRTIKGLGYKLISQESGE
- a CDS encoding alpha/beta hydrolase family protein, translated to MRNIEMLLLIVNTILLFVCAFLRLPKRALLQTSGAGISVLSAGIQILVEGYRWQSILLYGSALIIGLMALQSDRAGRSDQSILKTSVSKTKTRLKQVVVILLLTVYTGIAALLPITLPVFAFSEPTGSFPVGTTTLFMEDVTRSEPATDNPGDHRKLMVQIWYPAESASEAPNADYIENVPVVLSGLREAVSMPPFLLSQLRYVKTHAYTDAKISSAQERFPLLLFSPGLTGFRNQNTFQVEELASQGYIVVGIDHPYDAAAVIYPDQSTALLKLEGLSGFEDYKAKTHYWVDDTKFVLDHIEAMSSSAQSGILSGKVDMDRIGVFGHSFGGATAAQMLMKDSRIQAALNMDGVLYGEPVPEHGFDKPYLQMNAAQSIDYGWFAQSLDQAVEASDHDRDHYERFWVESQERRKKAAMGKDSYFVVLDHANHMSFTDFYLFSPLLPPRGAEPRRVQTYINELSTAFFDKYLKGKQEINMETIVRDRSDVSLQKP